Proteins encoded by one window of Planktothrix tepida PCC 9214:
- a CDS encoding WD40 repeat domain-containing protein, producing the protein MVWDFAQGMITASQGFFVQTMIARTQRQNVIDQINSQIYLEENRQEFQKNIEIFRSASQLNLQERQQEFQASLEAVRIDAQIAMQTRGQEFQAALEGVRQKFNRELEDYRQFCENARLQKRQDFEAEQLARRLQHEQRLEEYRRETQLILSRVQLLNAIELADDKEIRDTFPLKTPASVILKAYKSYQDNYRNIPLLVIISPPALEFEKFPNAAQGFSRIESRLTDEVQEFCKHYPLTSQDRPIRYQGADWESKSSHGKSAVDVLHHVLKSIPTLVLESKIDGDLLRIYLAGWDMLETVPHYEKVLTIPWKEVLYPIARQYAEKWREYRMILLDKGRSLDEIQRRGGDDELNLLILEEEEEDREFGFTGDRDYKYNVKEEKYIQELAQFLGICHCILVGLLADRYHFSHADVRPKLPELLPSLLEKVPSESLKQMLVGEIVSSYQSLYQLAGCDRPHLIPDLYLDLALSLSHLPDQSWARKQIEYSIQVWLMLRNQVSSVEKQKLSFLDLLEAVTSALTVWDKEYVEKLNGCLAAIGESQHQKMISEEMQRKEAEYKRQQEAEHQRQLEAEGQQQLEIERKRQQEVERQRQREAERKRQETERQRQLEIERKRKLENASVACTLGHSGWVKSLAISPDGQILVSGSDDNTIKIWQLSTGEELRTLTGHSDSVNSVAISPDGQTVVSGSSDNTIKIWQLSTGQELRTLEGDGLINSLAISPDGQILVSSSHTVVRSGYFNWESYTVVMGNDYNTINKIKIWQLSTGQELHTMEGDRLINSLAISPDGQTVVSGSDDNTITVWQLSTGEKLRTLEGDGSVLSLAISPDGQILASSHTVVSFMGGGNDNTIKIWQLSTGVELRTLTVDLMWVLSLAISPDGQTLVSGGDDEIMIWDLSTGQELGTLTGHSEYSDEVKSLTISPDGQTLVCCGDYNTIKIWRVV; encoded by the coding sequence ATGGTTTGGGATTTTGCACAAGGAATGATAACAGCAAGTCAAGGTTTTTTTGTACAAACAATGATTGCGAGGACGCAAAGACAAAATGTAATTGATCAAATTAACAGTCAAATTTATTTAGAAGAAAATCGCCAAGAATTTCAAAAAAATATAGAAATCTTCAGAAGTGCTTCTCAATTGAACTTACAAGAACGTCAACAAGAATTTCAAGCGTCTTTAGAAGCAGTAAGAATCGATGCTCAAATTGCGATGCAAACGAGGGGGCAAGAATTTCAAGCGGCTTTAGAAGGAGTGCGACAAAAATTTAATCGAGAACTTGAAGACTATCGGCAGTTTTGCGAAAATGCGCGATTGCAAAAACGACAAGATTTTGAAGCCGAACAGTTAGCAAGACGCTTACAACATGAACAACGTTTAGAAGAATACCGTCGGGAAACTCAACTGATTTTATCTCGTGTTCAATTGTTAAATGCAATAGAACTTGCTGATGATAAAGAAATTCGAGACACTTTCCCGCTAAAAACCCCCGCTAGTGTGATCTTAAAAGCTTATAAAAGCTATCAAGATAATTATCGAAATATTCCTTTATTAGTCATTATATCACCCCCTGCATTAGAGTTTGAAAAATTCCCCAATGCTGCCCAAGGTTTTAGTCGGATTGAATCCCGCTTAACCGATGAAGTGCAAGAATTTTGCAAACATTATCCTCTCACCAGTCAGGACAGACCGATCAGATATCAAGGGGCAGATTGGGAAAGCAAATCATCTCATGGCAAAAGTGCAGTGGATGTTCTGCATCATGTTCTCAAATCCATTCCGACTCTCGTTTTAGAATCTAAAATTGATGGGGATTTGCTGCGAATTTATTTAGCAGGTTGGGATATGTTAGAAACCGTCCCCCATTATGAAAAAGTTCTAACGATTCCTTGGAAAGAAGTGTTATATCCCATCGCCCGTCAATATGCTGAAAAATGGCGAGAATACCGAATGATTTTGTTAGATAAAGGCAGAAGTTTAGATGAGATTCAGCGACGGGGTGGGGATGATGAACTGAATTTATTAATTTTAGAAGAGGAGGAGGAAGATCGGGAGTTTGGCTTCACGGGAGATCGAGATTACAAATATAACGTTAAGGAAGAAAAGTATATTCAAGAACTGGCGCAGTTTTTAGGAATTTGCCATTGTATTTTAGTGGGTTTGCTGGCGGATCGCTATCATTTCTCCCATGCTGATGTGCGTCCGAAATTGCCCGAACTGTTGCCGAGTTTATTGGAAAAGGTGCCGAGTGAAAGTTTGAAGCAAATGTTGGTGGGTGAGATTGTTTCTAGTTATCAAAGTCTTTATCAGTTAGCGGGATGCGATCGCCCGCATCTGATTCCCGATTTATATTTAGATTTAGCGCTGAGTTTGAGTCATTTACCCGATCAATCTTGGGCAAGAAAACAGATTGAGTATTCGATACAAGTTTGGCTGATGTTGAGAAATCAGGTTTCTTCTGTTGAAAAACAAAAACTGAGTTTTTTAGACTTATTAGAAGCTGTTACATCAGCTTTGACTGTGTGGGATAAAGAATATGTGGAAAAGCTGAATGGGTGTTTGGCTGCTATTGGGGAAAGTCAACACCAAAAAATGATTTCGGAGGAGATGCAGCGCAAAGAAGCGGAATATAAACGTCAACAAGAAGCCGAACATCAGCGACAACTGGAAGCCGAAGGTCAGCAACAACTGGAAATTGAACGCAAACGCCAACAAGAAGTCGAACGTCAGCGACAACGAGAAGCGGAACGCAAACGTCAGGAAACCGAACGTCAACGTCAACTAGAAATTGAGCGCAAACGCAAGCTAGAAAATGCCTCAGTTGCTTGCACCCTTGGGCATTCTGGCTGGGTTAAGTCCCTCGCCATTAGCCCGGATGGGCAAATTCTTGTCAGTGGTAGTGATGACAACACGATTAAGATTTGGCAGTTGAGTACGGGCGAAGAACTTCGCACCCTGACTGGGCATTCTGACTCGGTTAATTCCGTCGCCATTAGCCCGGATGGGCAGACTGTTGTGAGTGGCAGTAGTGACAACACGATTAAGATTTGGCAGTTGAGTACGGGGCAGGAACTTCGCACCCTGGAAGGGGATGGCTTGATTAATTCTCTAGCCATCAGCCCGGATGGGCAAATTCTTGTCAGTAGCAGTCATACTGTTGTGAGGAGCGGTTATTTCAATTGGGAGTCTTATACTGTTGTGATGGGCAATGATTACAATACAATCAATAAAATTAAGATTTGGCAGTTGAGTACGGGGCAGGAACTCCACACCATGGAAGGGGATCGCTTGATTAATTCCCTCGCCATCAGCCCAGATGGGCAGACTGTTGTGAGTGGCAGTGATGACAACACGATTACGGTTTGGCAGTTAAGTACGGGCGAAAAACTTCGTACCCTGGAAGGGGATGGCTCGGTTCTGTCCCTCGCCATCAGCCCGGATGGGCAAATTCTTGCGAGTAGTCATACTGTTGTGAGTTTTATGGGTGGTGGTAATGACAACACGATTAAGATTTGGCAGTTGAGTACGGGCGTAGAACTTCGTACCCTCACTGTGGATTTGATGTGGGTTCTGTCCCTCGCCATCAGCCCGGATGGGCAGACCCTTGTGAGTGGTGGTGATGACGAGATTATGATTTGGGATTTGAGTACGGGGCAGGAACTTGGCACCCTGACTGGGCATTCTGAGTATTCTGATGAGGTTAAGTCCCTCACCATCAGCCCGGATGGGCAGACTCTTGTGTGTTGTGGTGATTACAACACGATTAAGATTTGGCGGGTAGTGTGA
- the gltB gene encoding glutamate synthase large subunit, with protein sequence MNTQAFPEKQGLYDPQFEHDACGVGFIVHQKGQKSHDIVENALTILLNLDHRGACGCEVNTGDGAGILMQVPHKFLKKVAAAENINLPEPGQYGVGMIYSSPDPQQRQKGREILEKIVTEEGQTVLGWRDVPTDHSSLGNTAQSSEPFMQQVFIGRNPNISDDLVFERKLYVIRKLSHTEIRVPGADPYWYISSLSCRTMVYKGMLMPVQVGQYYPELHDPDMESALALVHSRFSTNTFPSWERSHPYRYIAHNGEINTLRGNINWMTARQSMFESELFGDDLKKIQPVINVNGSDSTIFDNALELLVLAGRSLPHAVMMMIPEPWTAHESMSEEKKAFYEYHSCLMEPWDGPASIAFTDGTMMGAVLDRNGLRPSRYYVTKDDLVIMASEAGVLPIEPERVAYKGRLQPGRMFLVDMEQGRIIADEEIKSKIATEQPYREWLNQHLVTLENLQDPVETSLADPVETRHGASLQETLVQLQTAFGYTFEDLRLLLTPMARDGVEAVGSMGTDTPLAVLSDRPKLLYEYFQQLFAQVTNPPIDSIREEIITSAETTIGAERNLLKPEPQSCHLIKLKTPILSNAELAKLKAVNEDGFHGITLPILFNPKDGVNGLEAAMKEIFEQADKAIEDGVNLLILSDRGVDANHAPIPALLAVSGLHHHLIRQGTRTRVGIILESGEPREVHHFAVLIGYGCCAINPYMAFESIHDMISQGLLVGVDYKTACKNYVKAATKGVIKVASKIGISTLQSYRGAQIFEAIGLNQSVIDRYFSWTASRIQGADLEVIAKEAILRHTNAFPDRPGDQTPTLDVGGEYQWRKDGEAHLLSPEAIHSLQKAVKVGDYELFKKYAQLVNEQNQKYFTLRGLLQFKDRQPIPIEEVEPIEAIMKRFKTGAMSYGSISKEAHETLAIAMNRIGGKSNTGEGGEDPERYTWTNEQGDSKNSAIKQVASGRFGVTSLYLSQAKEIQIKMAQGAKPGEGGQLPGRKVYPSIAKVRHSTPGVGLISPPPHHDIYSIEDLAELIHDLKNSNRKARISVKLVSEVGVGTIAAGVAKAHADVVLISGFDGGTGASPQTSIKHAGLPWELGLAETHQTLVLNNLRSRIAVETDGQMKTGRDVVIAALLGAEEFGFSTAPLVTLGCIMMRVCHLNTCPAGIATQNPKLRESFTGEPEHTVNFMKFIAQEVRELMAELGFRSLTEMVGRTDVLEPKKAVDHWKAKGIDLSKILYQPEVGEDIGRYCQIPQDHGLDKSLDITVLLDLCKPAIEKGEKVSATLPIKNINRAVGTILGNEITKNHWQGLPEDTVHLHFQGSAGQSFGAFVPKGVTLELEGDANDYVGKGLSGGKIIIYPPSQSTFIPEENIIIGNVALYGATGGEVYIRGLAGERFGVRNSGVSAVVEGVGDHGCEYMTGGKVVVLGTTGRNFAAGMSGGIAYILDETGDFATRCNPSMADLEKLEDPEEINQVYQLIAKHAEYTKSQKALKILAHWTEMIPTFVKVIPRDYKRVLEALKEAEQSGLTGDEALTAAFEANSRDVARVGGS encoded by the coding sequence ATGAATACTCAAGCATTCCCCGAAAAACAAGGTCTCTACGATCCTCAATTTGAGCACGACGCCTGTGGGGTCGGGTTCATCGTCCATCAGAAGGGGCAAAAATCCCATGATATTGTTGAAAATGCCTTAACCATATTACTCAACCTCGACCATCGCGGCGCCTGTGGCTGTGAAGTCAATACGGGGGATGGCGCTGGAATTTTAATGCAAGTTCCCCATAAATTCCTTAAAAAAGTGGCGGCGGCGGAGAATATTAATTTACCCGAACCCGGACAATATGGGGTGGGGATGATTTATAGTTCCCCTGACCCCCAACAGCGCCAAAAAGGTCGGGAGATTTTAGAAAAAATTGTTACCGAAGAAGGTCAAACTGTTCTCGGTTGGCGGGATGTCCCTACAGATCATTCCAGTTTAGGAAATACCGCCCAGTCCAGTGAACCCTTTATGCAGCAGGTGTTTATTGGTCGTAACCCTAATATTAGCGATGATCTGGTGTTTGAACGCAAACTCTATGTGATTCGTAAATTATCTCATACCGAAATTCGCGTTCCTGGTGCTGATCCTTATTGGTATATTTCCAGTCTGTCCTGTCGGACAATGGTGTATAAAGGGATGTTGATGCCTGTGCAGGTGGGACAATATTACCCGGAACTGCATGATCCTGATATGGAGAGTGCGTTGGCGTTGGTTCACTCTCGCTTCAGTACCAATACCTTCCCCAGTTGGGAACGTTCTCACCCCTATCGTTATATTGCCCATAACGGCGAAATTAATACCCTCCGAGGCAATATTAACTGGATGACCGCCCGCCAGTCGATGTTTGAGTCCGAACTGTTTGGCGATGATCTCAAGAAAATTCAACCCGTCATTAACGTTAACGGAAGTGACTCGACAATTTTTGATAATGCTTTAGAATTGTTAGTCTTAGCAGGGCGATCGCTTCCCCATGCGGTGATGATGATGATCCCCGAACCTTGGACAGCCCACGAGTCCATGAGTGAGGAGAAAAAAGCCTTTTATGAATACCATTCCTGCTTAATGGAACCTTGGGATGGCCCCGCTTCTATTGCGTTTACCGATGGGACAATGATGGGGGCTGTCCTCGACCGCAACGGGTTACGACCTTCCCGCTATTATGTAACAAAGGATGATCTGGTAATTATGGCATCGGAAGCCGGAGTTCTCCCCATCGAACCGGAACGAGTCGCCTATAAAGGTCGTTTGCAACCGGGGCGGATGTTCCTGGTGGATATGGAACAAGGGCGGATCATTGCCGATGAGGAAATTAAGTCTAAAATTGCCACAGAACAACCTTATCGGGAATGGTTGAACCAGCATTTAGTCACCCTGGAGAATTTACAAGACCCCGTAGAGACGAGCCTCGCAGACCCCGTAGAGACGCGCCATGGCGCGTCTCTACAGGAGACTTTGGTGCAGCTACAAACCGCCTTTGGCTATACCTTTGAAGACTTGCGGCTGTTGTTAACCCCAATGGCGCGGGATGGGGTTGAGGCGGTGGGTTCGATGGGAACCGATACCCCCTTAGCAGTGTTATCCGACCGCCCGAAACTGTTGTATGAGTATTTCCAACAACTGTTTGCTCAGGTTACAAACCCCCCCATTGACTCCATTCGGGAAGAAATTATTACCTCGGCGGAAACTACCATCGGGGCGGAACGCAACTTATTAAAACCCGAACCCCAAAGCTGTCATCTGATCAAACTCAAAACCCCCATTCTCAGTAATGCCGAATTAGCAAAACTGAAAGCGGTTAACGAAGATGGATTTCACGGGATTACCCTGCCAATTCTGTTTAACCCCAAAGATGGGGTAAATGGTTTAGAAGCAGCCATGAAGGAGATTTTTGAGCAGGCTGATAAGGCAATTGAGGACGGGGTGAACCTCTTGATTTTGAGCGATCGCGGTGTTGATGCCAATCATGCTCCCATTCCCGCTTTATTGGCGGTATCTGGTTTACATCATCATCTGATTCGTCAAGGAACTCGCACCCGCGTTGGTATTATTTTAGAATCCGGTGAACCACGAGAAGTCCATCATTTTGCCGTTTTAATCGGGTATGGTTGCTGTGCCATTAATCCTTATATGGCGTTTGAAAGTATCCACGATATGATCTCTCAAGGATTATTAGTCGGGGTAGACTATAAAACCGCCTGTAAGAATTACGTTAAAGCAGCAACAAAAGGCGTCATTAAAGTCGCTTCAAAAATTGGAATTTCCACCCTACAAAGTTATCGGGGAGCCCAAATTTTTGAAGCCATTGGGTTAAATCAATCGGTGATTGATCGATACTTTAGTTGGACGGCTTCTCGCATTCAAGGCGCTGATTTAGAAGTAATAGCAAAAGAAGCTATTTTACGTCATACCAATGCCTTTCCTGACCGTCCGGGTGATCAAACTCCAACCCTGGATGTGGGGGGAGAATATCAATGGCGTAAAGACGGAGAAGCCCATTTACTCAGTCCAGAAGCGATTCATTCTCTACAAAAAGCGGTGAAGGTGGGGGATTATGAATTGTTCAAAAAATATGCTCAGTTGGTGAATGAACAAAACCAGAAATATTTCACTTTGCGGGGTTTATTACAATTCAAAGATCGTCAACCCATTCCTATCGAAGAAGTTGAACCCATTGAAGCCATTATGAAACGCTTTAAAACTGGGGCGATGAGTTATGGTTCAATTTCTAAAGAAGCTCATGAAACCTTAGCGATCGCGATGAACCGCATTGGTGGTAAGTCTAACACAGGAGAAGGCGGCGAAGACCCAGAACGCTATACCTGGACAAACGAACAAGGGGACTCGAAAAATAGCGCCATTAAGCAAGTCGCCTCCGGTCGGTTTGGGGTCACGAGTTTGTACCTGTCCCAAGCTAAGGAAATCCAAATCAAAATGGCACAGGGGGCTAAACCCGGAGAAGGGGGACAACTCCCCGGACGTAAGGTTTATCCGTCTATTGCTAAAGTTCGTCACTCAACGCCGGGGGTGGGTTTAATTTCGCCTCCGCCTCACCACGATATCTATTCGATTGAGGACTTAGCCGAATTAATCCACGACCTGAAAAACTCCAACCGTAAAGCTCGGATTAGTGTGAAATTAGTCTCAGAAGTCGGAGTGGGAACCATTGCCGCTGGGGTTGCTAAAGCCCATGCAGACGTGGTTCTGATTTCCGGGTTTGATGGCGGGACGGGTGCATCTCCCCAAACCTCAATTAAACACGCCGGACTGCCTTGGGAGTTGGGGTTAGCGGAAACCCATCAAACCCTGGTGTTGAATAATTTGCGATCGCGCATTGCCGTCGAAACCGATGGTCAGATGAAGACCGGACGGGATGTGGTAATTGCTGCGTTGTTAGGGGCTGAAGAGTTTGGCTTCTCAACCGCACCGTTAGTCACCTTGGGTTGTATTATGATGCGGGTGTGCCACTTGAATACCTGTCCAGCCGGAATTGCCACCCAAAACCCCAAACTGCGGGAAAGCTTCACCGGAGAACCGGAACACACCGTTAACTTTATGAAGTTCATCGCCCAGGAAGTGCGGGAACTGATGGCGGAGTTAGGTTTCCGCAGCTTAACTGAAATGGTGGGACGCACGGATGTATTAGAACCCAAAAAAGCCGTTGACCATTGGAAAGCCAAAGGCATTGACCTCTCAAAAATCCTGTATCAACCGGAAGTTGGGGAAGATATCGGCCGTTATTGTCAAATTCCTCAAGATCACGGGTTAGATAAATCGTTGGATATTACGGTGTTACTGGATTTGTGTAAACCTGCCATTGAGAAAGGGGAGAAAGTCAGTGCTACCTTACCGATTAAAAATATTAACCGGGCGGTAGGAACGATTTTAGGCAATGAAATTACCAAAAACCATTGGCAGGGTTTACCGGAAGATACGGTGCATCTCCATTTCCAAGGCAGTGCAGGTCAAAGCTTCGGGGCGTTTGTTCCCAAGGGGGTAACGTTAGAATTAGAAGGGGATGCTAACGATTATGTCGGCAAGGGGTTAAGCGGAGGTAAAATTATTATTTATCCCCCTTCTCAATCCACATTTATCCCCGAAGAAAATATTATTATCGGGAATGTAGCCTTATATGGGGCGACGGGGGGAGAAGTCTATATCCGAGGGTTAGCGGGTGAACGTTTCGGCGTGCGTAACTCTGGCGTGAGTGCGGTTGTGGAAGGCGTGGGTGATCACGGTTGTGAATATATGACCGGAGGTAAGGTCGTTGTTCTCGGTACTACTGGACGTAACTTTGCGGCGGGAATGAGTGGCGGAATTGCTTATATCTTGGATGAAACGGGGGATTTTGCCACTCGTTGTAATCCGTCAATGGCGGATTTAGAAAAGTTGGAAGACCCAGAAGAAATTAATCAGGTTTACCAATTAATTGCTAAACACGCCGAGTATACCAAGAGTCAAAAAGCGCTGAAAATTTTGGCTCATTGGACGGAAATGATTCCGACGTTTGTTAAAGTGATTCCACGAGATTATAAGCGGGTTTTAGAAGCCTTAAAAGAAGCTGAACAATCCGGTTTAACAGGGGATGAAGCGTTAACAGCAGCGTTTGAAGCCAATTCCCGTGATGTGGCGCGGGTTGGCGGAAGTTAA
- a CDS encoding type II toxin-antitoxin system HicB family antitoxin, which produces MDNNNKQVYNYTVILQKEPEVGYHAFCPILKGCHSQGDSFEEAIDNITEAIELYIESLNAI; this is translated from the coding sequence ATGGATAACAATAATAAACAAGTTTACAATTATACCGTTATTCTGCAAAAAGAACCCGAGGTCGGTTATCATGCTTTTTGTCCTATTCTCAAAGGTTGTCATTCTCAAGGAGATTCCTTTGAAGAAGCCATTGATAATATTACAGAAGCAATTGAATTATATATTGAAAGTTTAAATGCTATTTGA
- a CDS encoding Uma2 family endonuclease, whose amino-acid sequence MDIRTINLPIPLELTLDLTEDQFYELCQKNQDLKFERNRSGVLKIMSPTGGETSHRNFNIAVELGIWNKQTKLGIAFDSSGGFKLPNGADRSPDVSWIRSDRWFSLTPQQREKFVPLCPDFVVELRPSSDSLKSLQDKMNEYRENGAKLGWLIDPKHKRVEIYRPQQEVEILENPTTLSGEDILPGFLLDLTLIW is encoded by the coding sequence ATGGATATTAGAACAATTAATTTACCCATTCCTTTAGAATTAACATTAGATTTAACAGAAGATCAATTTTATGAATTATGCCAGAAAAATCAAGACTTAAAATTTGAACGAAACCGCTCAGGAGTGCTAAAGATTATGTCACCAACGGGGGGAGAAACCAGCCATCGTAACTTTAATATTGCGGTGGAACTAGGCATCTGGAACAAACAAACTAAACTCGGTATCGCTTTTGATTCTTCTGGAGGGTTTAAACTTCCCAATGGTGCAGATCGTTCTCCTGATGTATCATGGATTAGAAGCGATCGCTGGTTCAGTTTAACACCGCAACAACGGGAAAAATTTGTGCCTTTATGCCCTGATTTTGTGGTAGAATTACGTCCATCTAGCGATTCTCTTAAATCCCTACAAGATAAAATGAATGAATATCGAGAGAATGGTGCAAAATTAGGATGGTTAATTGATCCGAAACATAAACGAGTTGAAATTTATCGTCCTCAACAAGAAGTCGAAATATTAGAAAATCCCACGACCTTATCAGGAGAAGATATTTTACCCGGATTCTTATTAGATTTAACCTTAATTTGGTAA
- a CDS encoding Uma2 family endonuclease produces the protein MKSVTKISLAEFLSQPNIEASPAWELINDQPSQKPMPTLFHSRLQRNLVNYINQHTNQFEAVQELRCLVPPYSPVPDIAIINCDRLADEDGPFNGSPDWLIEIRSPDQNTLDLQKKILHCLSNETQLAWLIDISRQQVWVWWGDELPLVCSGLDILPTLGELPELTVNAVMGMTQR, from the coding sequence ATGAAGTCAGTCACAAAAATCTCACTCGCAGAGTTTCTTTCTCAACCCAATATTGAGGCTTCTCCCGCATGGGAATTAATTAATGACCAACCGAGTCAAAAACCAATGCCAACGCTGTTTCATTCACGGTTACAACGCAATCTCGTTAATTATATTAATCAGCATACCAATCAGTTTGAGGCGGTGCAAGAATTACGTTGTCTAGTTCCTCCCTACTCACCTGTACCCGATATTGCTATTATTAATTGCGATCGCCTTGCTGATGAAGATGGGCCATTTAACGGATCTCCAGATTGGTTAATTGAAATTCGCTCACCAGATCAAAATACTTTAGACTTACAAAAGAAGATTCTGCATTGTTTGAGTAACGAAACACAATTAGCTTGGTTAATTGATATTTCTCGTCAACAAGTTTGGGTGTGGTGGGGTGATGAATTACCCTTAGTTTGTTCAGGTTTAGATATTTTGCCAACTTTGGGTGAGCTTCCTGAACTTACAGTTAACGCTGTGATGGGGATGACTCAGCGATAG
- the clpS gene encoding ATP-dependent Clp protease adapter ClpS: MTSSPTVAPTRASQTVNQPYPNYKVIVLNDDFNTFQHVANCLMKYIPGMTSDLAWELTNQVHYDGQATVWVGPQEQAELYHQQLSREGLTMAPLEKA, from the coding sequence ATGACCAGTTCCCCTACTGTTGCACCAACTCGCGCCAGCCAAACCGTTAATCAACCCTATCCGAATTATAAGGTTATTGTGTTAAATGATGATTTTAATACGTTTCAGCACGTTGCTAATTGTTTGATGAAATATATTCCGGGGATGACCAGTGATCTCGCTTGGGAATTAACGAATCAAGTTCATTATGACGGTCAAGCAACGGTATGGGTCGGCCCCCAAGAACAAGCTGAACTCTATCATCAACAATTAAGTCGAGAAGGGTTAACAATGGCACCTTTAGAAAAAGCTTAA
- a CDS encoding class I SAM-dependent methyltransferase has product MATILRSLSYRYQWLYDTISRLAALSVGGESRFRELALTGLTLNPQTQVLDLCCGSGQATSVLVKYSQNVTGLDASPLSLKRAQNNVPQAQYVEAFAENMPFADNSFDVVHTSAALHEMNPEQLQQILNEVYRVLKPGGTFTLVDFHPPTNPLFWPGVALFLWLFETETAWQLLKTDVPQLLSQIGFTVNPPQLYAGGSLQVIQGVKP; this is encoded by the coding sequence ATGGCAACCATCCTCAGAAGCTTAAGTTACCGTTATCAATGGCTGTATGATACAATTTCCCGACTCGCTGCCTTGAGTGTTGGAGGGGAGAGTCGGTTTCGGGAGTTAGCACTAACGGGGTTGACGCTCAACCCCCAAACCCAGGTTTTGGACTTATGTTGTGGAAGTGGACAAGCAACATCGGTGTTAGTCAAGTATTCTCAGAATGTGACGGGGTTGGATGCGTCTCCCCTCTCTCTCAAACGTGCCCAAAATAATGTTCCTCAAGCGCAATATGTAGAAGCGTTTGCAGAAAATATGCCCTTTGCAGATAACAGCTTTGATGTCGTTCACACCAGCGCTGCGTTACATGAGATGAACCCTGAACAATTGCAACAAATTCTCAATGAAGTTTATCGCGTTCTCAAACCGGGGGGGACTTTTACCCTCGTTGACTTCCATCCTCCGACAAATCCCCTGTTCTGGCCGGGGGTAGCGTTATTTCTCTGGTTATTTGAAACGGAAACGGCTTGGCAACTGTTAAAAACAGATGTACCTCAATTACTATCACAAATTGGCTTTACTGTCAATCCCCCTCAACTTTATGCGGGAGGAAGTTTACAAGTAATTCAGGGTGTTAAACCTTGA
- the hemH gene encoding ferrochelatase, with translation MGRVGVLLLNLGGPEQLQDVRPFLYNLFSDPEIIRLPFAWMQKPLAWMISTIRYKKSQENYKAIGGGSPLRRITEEQALALQGSLQEKGQDIRVYVGMRYWNPFTEEAVAKIKRDQIEQLVILPLYPQFSISTSGSSFRVLEKLWQQDPSLQKIDYTVIPSWYNRPGYLQAMVELIAQEIAHCENPEQVPIFFSAHGVPVSYVEEAGDPYRDEIEGCTAAIMQTLNRPNPHVLAYQSRVGPVEWLKPYTEEAIPELAEQGVKELVVVPISFVSEHIETLEEIDMEYRELAEESGIEKFHRVPALNTHPVFINDLAEMVIEALDAPNIKFSDVAHPGKQTKMYPQERWEWGLTTTAEVWNGRLAMLGMMAILLEIITGQGPLHFVGLL, from the coding sequence ATGGGACGAGTCGGAGTCTTACTGCTAAATCTGGGCGGGCCAGAGCAACTGCAAGATGTTCGCCCCTTTTTGTATAATCTATTTTCAGACCCAGAAATTATCCGTTTGCCCTTTGCTTGGATGCAGAAACCTCTGGCTTGGATGATTTCCACCATACGCTATAAGAAATCCCAAGAAAATTATAAAGCCATTGGGGGCGGTTCTCCCCTGCGACGGATTACCGAAGAACAAGCTCTGGCGTTACAAGGGTCTTTACAAGAGAAAGGTCAGGATATTCGGGTGTATGTGGGGATGCGCTATTGGAACCCCTTTACCGAAGAAGCGGTAGCTAAAATTAAACGTGATCAAATCGAACAATTAGTTATTTTACCTTTATATCCGCAATTTTCAATTAGTACCAGTGGTTCCAGTTTTCGAGTTTTAGAAAAACTTTGGCAACAAGATCCCAGTTTACAAAAAATTGATTATACAGTGATTCCGTCCTGGTATAACCGCCCCGGTTATTTACAAGCAATGGTGGAATTAATTGCTCAAGAAATTGCCCATTGCGAAAATCCTGAACAAGTTCCGATTTTCTTTAGTGCTCATGGTGTTCCCGTGAGTTATGTTGAAGAAGCTGGAGACCCCTACCGAGATGAAATTGAAGGGTGTACGGCGGCAATTATGCAGACGTTAAATCGTCCTAACCCCCATGTTTTAGCTTATCAAAGTCGTGTTGGCCCGGTGGAATGGTTGAAACCTTATACCGAAGAAGCTATTCCTGAATTAGCAGAACAAGGGGTTAAAGAATTAGTGGTAGTTCCCATTAGTTTTGTCTCTGAGCATATCGAAACATTAGAAGAAATTGATATGGAATATCGAGAACTGGCGGAAGAATCTGGAATTGAAAAATTCCATCGAGTTCCTGCCTTAAATACCCATCCTGTATTTATTAATGATTTAGCAGAAATGGTAATAGAAGCGTTAGATGCTCCTAATATTAAGTTCTCTGATGTGGCACATCCTGGAAAACAAACGAAGATGTATCCTCAAGAACGTTGGGAATGGGGGCTGACAACAACGGCTGAAGTTTGGAATGGTCGGTTAGCCATGTTAGGAATGATGGCAATTTTATTAGAAATCATTACCGGACAAGGCCCGTTACATTTCGTAGGGTTGCTGTAG